Below is a genomic region from Fulvia fulva chromosome 13, complete sequence.
ACAGCCCCGAAGCAAGACTTGGCCCCCGAGATCCAGCTCATGCCACGAAGGGCACTATTCCTGCCATTGCACGTTACGGAGATCATGGTCCAGATGTTGAGAGCGCAGGCAGCATGACTGTTGACTTAGAAGATGCCTGACAAGCTTACTATCCATCTGGACAGGCACCGATTCCGCTTCGATTTGCGAGGTGGTCTCGTTCACAGCTGCTGATAGCTGTACGACCATGCTCTGGATGGACTGGACGCCAATGGAATGCTGGATGAGGTATACAGTCCTTTGATAGGTATCGTATGGGCACTTAAGCCGGGAGCATGGGTTACAGTCTGCTTCCATGCTGCGTCACCTGCAAATGGACTCCTAGGCGCGACTTCGGATGCACGTACATAGAACCCGAAGCTGGACATGCTCAGTTCTGGTCTACTTCCCTCAGGCACAAATGTTGCTCGGATTTCCCGCTTTGCAGCTTCATCAACAGCACATTGCCGCTGCCTAGCTGTGGCTGTCTTAGATTAGCTACAAGTGCCAAGAGCTGAAATGCAGCTCTGCTCCGTACCACCTAACGAAAGCATTGATTCGGATCGGTTCGCAACCGAACACTGTTCAGACAATCCTGCTTTACAGACTCGCATTGGCGCCAAGTGGCTGTGCAGATTTCGGTCAGTACGCAGGATCTCGACGACTGGCGCGGCAAGTGCGTGTAAAGATTTCAGGTTCTACTCTTCTCATCAAACTTTGGCCCACTCACGGACTCTCGCGAACAACGCTGGGTGTACCATCACCATCACCATCACATCTGATCGAAGACGGTTGGACTTCTGGAGTATATCGTGGGCACCTTGGACGGAAGGAACCCTATCACGATGGCTTCGGCTTCCTGTTTCGCGGTCGATGGAGGCATTTTCAACGCCACTGAGCATGGTGGTGCTACGCCTTGTGACGGAACTCGCACACCGGGGTACTACGATGCAGGAACCGGTGTCTCCACATGCTGCCAACCAGGAGACACTTGTGGCGCCAGCGGGATCTGCAGGTCTACACAGCCAAACCTCACAGAGTCAAGAAGATACTATGTCGCAGGCTGCAATGATCCAAACTACGCAGCCCCGAACTGCTTACGTGATTGCAGAAGATATGATGGGTACTCGGATATCGTCTTTGTGCCGACTTTGGACGTTTGGGCGTGTTGCGCCAAGACGAGGGATGGGTCGAATCGACCCAATTGTAGTGACCCATTGCTGGATCAGGTGTATAACTTGGGATGGGGAGAGGCAGAGTTTCCTGGACCGATAGCTGAGCCCTTTGTTGCACCACGAGCCACGACGATAGCAAGCGCCACTGCCACGACTACAAGCAGCGGGGGAACATCCACCGGGTCGATACCCCCCAGTGCTTCCGCTACCGACATACCGTCCGTCACGTCAGGGCTATCGACGGGAACAAAGATCGGCCTTGGTGTGGGTATATCTGTCGGCACATTGGCGATGGTCGCCGTGGCCGTCTTCCTGATACTACGGCGAAGGCGGCGAACACGCACTCCCGGACAAGGTCGAACGATAGAGACTGACATGAACTCCCAAGCCAGCCCCCTGTCCACAGATAGTGTTGCGGACCTCAAGAAAGATCCCCCTTCAGCCCATTGCGAGATAGATGGCGCAAGCACAAGAGTTGAACTGGACACTCCTTCACGCACACACGAACTACTGGCATAACACTCATCTCTACACCCTCTACCCACCCTACCTCGCAAACTTCGTCGGATCCTCAAACGGCTCATTCGGCAACGCCACCTCAATCTCAAACAACTTCCCCCTCTTCTCCGGCGCCAACGCCATCTGATAAATCTCCTGATGATAAACATCCCTCGACCACCTCGTAAACTCCGGATGACTCTCCCTCCACTCCCTCCCAAAAAAGCACTGAAACCCCGCCGCCAACAACCCACACACAAACAGATCCGCCAGCGTCAACTTCTCCCCCGCCAAATACCGACTCTTCCCCAGCTGATTCTCAATCATCCGCAACCTCTTCTCGGTCAACTCGATATGCTCCAGCACACTCTCCTTCACATACGGCCTCCGCCCAATTAATGGGAGGAACCAGCCCCCGAGCACGTCGTATACGTCGTTGTTGACGAATGACATCCACCGGATTATCGTGGCGTACTCCTCTAGCGACGAGCCGAGCAGGGTTGTCTTGGGATTCTGCTGCGCGAGGTACAAGTTTATGGCGAGTGTTTCGGTCAGGACGAAGCCGTCGCTGCGGACTAAGGTGGGGACCTTGCCTAAGGGGTTGAGGGCGAGGTATTCGGCGCCGGCTTCTTTGGCGCCTTGCACGAATTGGTAGCTTATGTCGAGGTTGTCGGCCGCGGCTATGGCGCGGATGGAGACGGTGCGGGGGTTGCCCTGGGGGTGGGGGTTGTCAGTGTGTTATTGGAATCGTTTGACGATGGACGTACATCGCGGGTGTAGACTGTGCCGAAGGACATGGTTGCTTGCTGGATTTGAATCGAGATCTGGACTGGTTTGAGGAGGTATAGAGGAGTCACGGGCTGGCTGGCTGTGGATGAGATGATCTTGGGAGATGAAAAGTCGAGCCTTCAATTGTCCCTCAGGCTATACTCGGACCTGCGATCGTGCGTTGTATCGTTTCGCGAAGGGCTTTGGGCATTCAACGGCATCCCGAACTTTCGATGTACTGAGTTCCGAAGAATGCCAAGCTTTTCCTGGTCAAGACGAGGTTGGACGTTGACGACTCCTCACAT
It encodes:
- a CDS encoding Putative sterigmatocystin biosynthesis protein stcT; protein product: MSFGTVYTRDGNPRTVSIRAIAAADNLDISYQFVQGAKEAGAEYLALNPLGKVPTLVRSDGFVLTETLAINLYLAQQNPKTTLLGSSLEEYATIIRWMSFVNNDVYDVLGGWFLPLIGRRPYVKESVLEHIELTEKRLRMIENQLGKSRYLAGEKLTLADLFVCGLLAAGFQCFFGREWRESHPEFTRWSRDVYHQEIYQMALAPEKRGKLFEIEVALPNEPFEDPTKFAR